The following nucleotide sequence is from Trifolium pratense cultivar HEN17-A07 linkage group LG2, ARS_RC_1.1, whole genome shotgun sequence.
aacgttttttcaatataaaaaataatcacttatgATTTgtgtaaatccactaatttacATGTTGTATAATGTGCtttccaaataatttttttgtctttttatatcaaatgactaaatgaTGAATCatcttacttataaaaaaaaccgaCTAAtcattatatttgtttataaaaaatattcaatcaatttattttattttttaaaaaatagtgcaatgaattattatatttatttataaaaattattcaataatttttttaataaaatagtgcgatgaattatcatatttgtttataaaaattattcaatctttttattttcttaaaaatataacGATCAAATGACAAAacctttagtattttcataaaaaatatttcagaaCCATAGCAATAGTGGGtcagtgggttttttgggttgggtctgGTTTTATTCAGAGCCCtattttttatgggtttttcatttttgaaatccatatccatcCAATTGCCCGAACCAACCCAagtttttgggttggattgggttggttTTACCAGAGGCGATTATGTCGCCTTGGGTTGGTTTTACCAGAGGCGATTATGTCTCCTGGCTTGcccgggctagcccattttaattttaattttttttatataataaaaaaacagaaaaaaagtaaaagaagaaGGCATCTCGTACGCTTCACTttctcaatctctctctctctcagtcTCACAACTCTCTCTCGACGCTCTTAATCTCTCTCCCACGCCGCTCAATCTCCTATCTGCCGCACTGCACGGCCGCTCACCGCTCTCACTCTTTCTTCTCGCAGACTCGCAAAGGTTTTGAGGTAAGCAAACTGCAAACCTAAAATCCAACATACtgcaattaatttttaagaacCTAAAACCTTCTCAATGTAGAATCTTTGTTTGAAGACTTGATGTtgttttggtttaatttttattttaaatttcctAGACAAACTCTATTTTCTGTTTCTATTaagttgttttgaattttaaatttgttaagatgttttgattgttaagtgattatataaataagctgtCGTCCATTGCTTTAGATGAAATCCAAATTACACCTTTGTCTCTGTTTTTATGTTACTTTTAGGTAAGGTACTCCTTTATctctgtttgttttttcttaattttacaTCCTTTAATTTCAGAGATGAGGAAGTTTTTGGCCCTCAGTAATGGGTTGGGTCGTGAGTTatccaatttatttttctatttttttaatattaaatatgtaaatgaagaatcatcatatttttccaTAAATATAAGTTAAATAACCCACccattgtattttcttgaaaaatatcgTAACTTTATTTCACTATTAAAAATAGTGCAAtgaattatcatatttatttataaaaattattcaaacattttattttatttttttaaaatagtgcgatgaattatcatatttgtatATAAAagttattcaatctttttattttcttaagaagtagtataacttattttcactataaaatacttaatgattaaatgaaaaaacctttagtatttttataaaaaatatttcaaaaaaaaacataacacacTAGTGGATTAGTggcttttttgggttgggtccggttttttccggaacccaattttttttatgggtttttcacttttgaaatccatatccacccaaTTGTCCGACCCAACCCCCtattttgggttggattgggtgggtttgaccggatTGACCAAATTTTTCCAATCCATGTACATCCCTACATCTTATTGTTTCCATTGCTTTCTCTTTAAACAACCCGGGAGGGCCGAGCACTTTGGTTATGAAGTCTTCACCAAAGGCGGATATAAAAATTGGAAGCATGCATCCAGTGGCTTGAAAGATCATGTTGGTGGTCATGGTAGTATGCACAACTCATGTATGAAGCACTATGATAATTATAATAATCAAAGACAAAGTATAGCAAGTAAGTTTCTTAGAGCAACTAGAGAATCGGAAGAATTGTATAAGATCCGTTTGACTTGTTCCTTAGATTGTTCAAGATATCTCATAGCACAAGGCATGGCTTTCCGTGGCCATAATGAATCCCTTACTTCTCTAAACAAGAGCAATTTTAGAGAGATGATAGATTGGGTAAAATCTAATAATGAACAAGTGAGAGATGCTTTTGACCGTGGTGCAAAAGATTGCATAATGATTTGCAGTGACATCCAAAAGGACTTTGCAACGTCTTGTGCACATGAAGTTACCAAGGTGATTATGGAAGAGCTTGGTGATAAACAATTCTCCGTGATTATTGATGAGTCACGTGATATATCCGTCAAAGAGAAAATGGCGGTGATGTTTAGGTTAGTAGTTGTATTTTTCAATTTCTATTTCCTATTATTCTCCATGCCTCCATGTAATTATGTAACCttgttgaatttgttttttaggTTTGTGAACGACAAAGGGGAAGTTGTGGAACGATTCCTTGTTGTACATCATGTCAAAGATACTACATCTGAGGCACTAAAGGAAGCTCTTTATggtattcttgatcgtcacatGTTATCTATTTCAAGGTTAAGAGGGAAAGGATATGATGGGGCTTCAAATATGAGAGGTGAATTTAATGGTTTGCAATATGTCCATTGTTATGCTCACCGTTTGCAATTGGTGGTTGTGTCTGTTGCTAGTAGTTGCATATCTATTCATCATGATTTCTTTGATACACATCCGTGATTGTAACCACAACAAGAATATTGAGGGAGgcacaacacaagaatattGTGACTCAACTTGAAACTGGTGAGATATCTAAAGGAAGGGGCTTGCACCAACAATCTAGTCTTGCTAGAGCCAGAGATACTAGATGGGGTACACATTATATTACCTTGATTCGTTTGGATCAAATGTGGTCAGCCACATTAGATGTGCTTAGTACGGTTGATGAAGTTGGACGTGTTCAAAGTCAAGCGGTGGGCTTGATAGAAAAAATGGAGTGTTTTAAATTTGCTTTTCATTTTGAAGTTAatgttaaagttgtttggtatcATAAATGAGCTTTCAAAAATGTTGCAAAGAAAAGATCTTAATATTGTGCTTGCCATGGAATTAGTTAATGATGTCAAAACTCGGTTGACCACATTGAGAGAGAGTGGTTGGGATGATTTATTTGTCAGTGTCCAAATTTTTGTATTGCCAAAGGTATTCCGGTGTCAAATATGGATGCAGAAATACCGGTTTGGCACTAGTATAGAATGGGGATTCCAAGTCTGGCAGAAACCACTTTCCACGTCGGTTTCTGACCCGACGTAAGACCATCGTCGTTGTAAGTCTGGGGATTCCATGTCGGTTCGGTTTATAACCGAAGTGGTATCTTggtttttcaattaatttttattaataataatggggattccacgtcggttttaTGTATTACCCGAATTGAAAAGTTGGGATTTCACGTCGGGTTTATATTACAACCGACGTGGAATCTAttacttctaaaaaaaaatgtttttttgctGTTGCtttaaaaaaccatttttttgcTGCtatacaaaaaatcaaaatactcCAAAATCATACGCAACTCATAATTCAAAACAAATTACTTGAGTCTCTTGGAATGACTAACAGAAATAAGGATAGAACCTCCACTACACTATCATTCATACATTACAATCCATAACTAATAAGAAAATTATGTAATTGCAAGTCATTGAGGCACAATAATGAACATAGGTGAAATGAAAACAGTAAATTCTCTTAGATTCAAGCTTTAACTATGATGGAACCAAGGAGCAAACTGAAAAATGAAAGCAAGATCAATAACTGGAAAACCTTTGTCCCCATCATCCCTAGCTTATATAAATTATGTATGCTACCCTCCAGATTTGGTGTACACCAAATAGCACCAACTCTTCAACATAGAGATCCTTGACACCACACCTGCACACAATCATAGACACAACAAAAGTGTAAGTACAAAATTTTTCAATGCATCATATTCGCATCATTGTCATTATCATCAAATCCTCATAAAAACTCAAAACAAAGTTCAAtccataaaaacaaaaacaatatataagtCTAATATTTCATAAAGGATATGACATCTAATATATAACTAAAGTCTTAATCTTCCATGATAAATGTAATACATATTCATGGCATGAAATCAATGCAGCCTCATATatcaaacaaattatataacCAAGAAAATCAAGTTGTATTGCATTACTAACCATGTTTGTATGTGTAATACTAACTGAGAACTTATTTAATATGCAGAATATTCATGCATCCTCCTGTGAATTCAAACATAAATGTGGTTAATGCACAGTTGTAAAGATCTAAAAATGCAGATATTATAAAATCCTATACATTGTGAACACTGCATTTGTGAAAtcttataagcttgtttaaaaaaaatgaatgtgttTGGTAAAAGGCTTTTCTCAttagtttatagttttttttgagatgttatttcaagtattgtttgagcttatagctttttacagttttttccatttttaatctttaatttaattttattattttttataaaataaaaaaaaccaactaaagaaaaaaactaCCCAATACATATAATTGTccttttatgtatttttatatttatcaatcattttaaaaactaattttaccaaacactttaatttcaatcaggTAGCTTTTCAGCTAGCTTATCGATCGGCTCTAAGAGAGGCCTTAGTTTTCTTGGTCATTCTTTAATACATATTGAGCAACGTGATttaacaaattttcttgttgatctatattcttaataataaatagttttttaatttgaatactTACATGTGTTCAACTCTAATATAATATAAGCCTTAATTTTCTTGGTCCTTCTTTAATACATATACATATTGAGCAAgttggatttttattttatttttggtacaagagCAAGTTAGACtaaactaattttgtttttggtcattctttaatttatatttgcaataaataattttttattttgattatttacaAGCGTCCAACTCTAATATAAGCCTTAATTTTCTTGGTCATTCTTTAATTTAATACGTACATATTGAGCAActtgatttaattaatttatatttggcGTTCCCATTATCATCTACTATATAAACATAGGCTTTGACGAACTGAAAGTATAACATTTGATATATATCCTTTACCTTGatatataacattaaataaataatcctCCAATAACAAAAATGCCAAATTATTTTAACATAGATGCTGCATTCGCTTCATCTAAAACAAATGAGTGTTTTGTGTTTGTGAAAGATAAGTATGTGGTTTTGAATTATGCTCCTGgatttaaaaagaaagaaataattacTGGTCCGAGAAAAATTGTTGAAGGATTTCCAATGTTGAAGGACACGATATTTCAAAATGGAATAGATTGTGCCTTTGACACCACCAGAAACAATGAGACATTCATTTTCTCTGGAAATCAATGTGTCAAAACAACAGCTCCACAGTCAACAAATGCCAGGTTACTTTCAGGTCCTATGTTAATCACCGCCATGTTTCCTACTCTAATAGGAACTGGGTTTGAAAATGGAATAGAATCTTCAACAAGGTCCATCAATAATGACAGAACTATTAACTTATTCAAAGGAGATGAGTTGGTTGTTTTTGATATGTACTCCAATAGTCTTGTAGATCGAATGAAGATTTCCGCTCATTATCGTGCATTTGTTGGTACTGTTTTTGAATCGGGTATTGATGCAGCTTTTAATACTCACGTTAAAGATGAAGTTATTGTTTTCAAAGGACAATACTATGCACATTATAATATTAGGACTAATCAGTTTTTAAATGGTTACATAAAGCGAATCCATGACTATTGGCCTGCTCTTCATGGAATTTTACAATAATATGCAGAAACTCATGTTTTCGCTGTTTAATTTCGGCACCTTGTATTGTTATGTTTGAATAAGTGTGGTTGTAAGCTAGCTTCTGCTTGTTTGCCCCAAATTTCTGCTTGGTTGTTTCATTCCTTTTTTCTCTATGTAAGAATCTAATAAATATGTAATCATTTTAACTATTTTCTATTCAGCAATTAATATATGTAAGAATCTACAAAATATGATTATTTCGTATGAATTTGACGATGTTTTGCAAGTGTACAAAATAATCGCAAGTAGTAAAATAAagtcgatccacagggattgtctACTTCGATCCAAAACAATTAACTCTAACACTTAGTTGAAATAGTatatgttggatatttgtgtgttgacctcattttgctaaaacaaatatacaagcaagatgttggatcaaatgtttcaacatgttgggtacgacagtctgattgcccaaatctcgcgcatttattacacgtagcatctatatatggaaatccactctacaacgTGTATGTTTATCATTTGTCAAGATAttttcttatcaagacttaatgaaATGATTCggcacattgtttatttcctaaagatgatcaactattttaggaaagttttcaTTAaagtctgatttgcttagctagacgtgactcaaagacaaACTGTGTTATGAAGCTTATCTTGAAGATCAGGAGTGTCCTACCTCAGTATAAATGTGGAAGACTAAGACCAAGACTAATTATCTAAAACATTGTGTATCACAAATTGAGTCTTAGAGTTTTAGAGTTTTAATTGTGAGTCATTCTTGTGTCaaattgatgcaagcttaggactgTATACGTTATTAAGTTGTAATATTGTGaactactcctaagctttgaagcaccgAGTTAGTTTGTGTGTGTGCGTTACTCAATAGGAGGGAGCATTCAATAGGATGTTACTtggtaacaaacaaaaaaaactaagtgCTAACTAAGCCTAGGTGGTAAAAACAACAATTGTGCTTTCTTATTCAAAGGAGATGACTAGGCAGATTTAGATTTTTACTCGAATCGTGTGGTATATACGAAGATTTCCGCTGCTATTCCTAAATTTTACGGTACTGTCTTTGAATCGGGTATTGATGCAGCTTTTAATTCTCACGTTAATAAAGAAGTTTACATTTTCAAAGACCAATACTATGCACGTTATGATTTTTCAACtctgcagtttttttttttttttggtacatcaacTCTGCAGTTTTTAAATGGTACCGTAAAAGGGAATCCATGATGATTGGCCCGCTCTTCATGGCATATTAcaataatatgataaaactaCAACACTTCTAGAGAAGGAAGAGAATCAAGagatttcatattttctttctaAATCTTCATCATTAATTTAATTCTTCTCTAGCTGTGTCTACATAGGCTAAATGTTGTTTCAAATATTGTATTGTCATGTGTGGATAAGTGTGGTTATAAGCTATCTTTGCTTATACGCGCCACATTTTGCagttgttttattgtgtttttaaaGTTAACATTcagaaaatcaatttaaaatgtGTGCTccgttgttttattttttttattttttttaatggcaaaatatatataaaaatataaattaagaaaacgaCAATCGAGTCCAGTACAACAAAAAGAAGAGTATAAGAAATACTCCTCAAATACATCAAAAGAGAGGGAAGGGAGGGAGAAAGCAAACAACAAAGCAAACCAAAAACACCAAGGGCAAGCACATCAGAAGCACCCGCACACCACACTCCACCTGACCTAGAAGGAGGcctgatgacagtcaattatatgatgtttttagtagtaatttagggtagttttaatagcatttgaagcccaaaagcaagcaaatacctggaaaagtaAAGTTACTTGGctcagaagcaagaaaagtgaaaaaaaatagcaaaaaatggcaaaaacgtaataaacagcgcaAGCCATCGTACCTACAATAAGATtcagcgtggcgcgatgagaaagcggtttaaattgaagaaaaatctgCAACATATCTTTTCcataccacgatgacttgtcatcgtggcacgatgatgacggGAAAAGAACGCATAAAATCTTGAggaaatcttccatcgtaccatgatatgatccatcgtggccacgatgaggcgaaaatacacgtcatcgtggccacaataggtgcgatggacgcgcagaaaaagtcataacccagctgaaaaattataaatagagcattcctccttcactattattcattcaaaaaaatattctagTTCAGTGAAAAATATTCAGAGACATTGAATATTCATTCTAGAGTTAatagaactctaaggaggaggccaaggaactccaatgCCAATaagattcttttctttctatctttgtaatttaattttcctaggttaggttgagtcgaggaactcccttatgaatgcttgattttgtataatttggtataaattcaattgtttctgattgcaaactcttttattgtccggTTGAAGGTggaaaaacacaagaagggggggttgaattgtgttttagtattttaaaaaactttttcgAGTAGCAACGGATAAAACTAAAACACGAGGTAAGGAGATAGAGAGGAAAGAAGAACACAAAGgattttatactggttcctctcacaaatcgagagtagtccagtcctcTTGCACTTTCAAGAGAGTTTCACTAAAATAATCACAAAGATTACAACCACTTGCTCAAGTTATCACTAACAAGACACTTCCTACTCAAATGCTCAAGTTACCTAAACAAGAGACTTCTTACAAACACAAAGTTTTCCAAATGAAAGTGTAAAAGACACCTAAGActtaaacaaacacaagtatATATGATAAGTTACAAAGTATTTGAGCAATATTCAGAATATGACAGAGTCAGTGCTTCAGAGCTTTTAAGTCTTTGTGCAGAGTTCTTTCAAATCGGGTGTATGTGCGTGTGTCTCTATGCAGAGATGCAATTCGTCTTGTATACATAGGCGAATGAAATATAGACGTTGCATttgaccgttgatgaagataagaTTGCCATCTTGGTCTTAGCTAAATTGTCTTAACATGGATTTGAATTACCATCCAATT
It contains:
- the LOC123904772 gene encoding albumin-2-like, whose translation is MPNYFNIDAAFASSKTNECFVFVKDKYVVLNYAPGFKKKEIITGPRKIVEGFPMLKDTIFQNGIDCAFDTTRNNETFIFSGNQCVKTTAPQSTNARLLSGPMLITAMFPTLIGTGFENGIESSTRSINNDRTINLFKGDELVVFDMYSNSLVDRMKISAHYRAFVGTVFESGIDAAFNTHVKDEVIVFKGQYYAHYNIRTNQFLNGYIKRIHDYWPALHGILQ